The Candidatus Syntrophosphaera sp. genome includes the window GGGGATAGCCCTCTTCCAGGGTGATGCCTTCTTTTTTCAGGCTGAGTTCGTGCCAGGTGCTGCCGTTGATCTGGACCGGCTCGGTGAGGAAATGGCCCAGGGTCAGCTCCAGCACCATGTTGCCGGGCGAGCTTTGCAGCAGGCGCACTTCGTTCTGGTAACCGCTGACGGTCACCTGTTCCCCGTTAAGCGCCACAAACAGCGCCATAACGAGGCTAATGAGCAAAAACAATCGTTTCATCGATTCCTCCATTGATGGATCTAGCAAATTATATGGTTGGATGCCGAAGCGCGAGCTTCCACGTCCATGTTTTCTCTTGCAAAAAAAACAAAATATTGAAGCTTCAATTCTCTGTCAATATAAATTATCATTCCTTCTCTCAAGCGTTTATGAATGGGGAAGGCGGGGCCGCGAGGGTGCCGCCTTCCCGGTTTCAAGCTATTTCATCAGCATCATTTTCAGGGTCTTGTGGTAGTCCGGGGTTTCCATGCGATACATGTAGATGCCGCTGGAAACGCTCCTGCCGCTGTCATCCTTGCCGTTCCAGATGATCCTGTGATCTCCGGCAGGGAGGTCCTTGTTCACCAGGTTGCGGACCATCTGGCCTTTGACGTTGTAGATTTTGAGGCTAACCGGTCCGGATCCTTTGGTGGAGAAACGGATGGCCGTCTCAGGATTGAAGGGGTTGGGATAGTTGCCCTTCAGTTCGGTGATCGCGGGGATGCCAGGATCGTCGTTGGACAGGCTTCCCTGCACATGGACCGGGATGATGATGGCTGGATCGATCGGATCGTTCGAGGTGATGATGACCTCGAGCTCCAGATTCACCGTGGGGTCCGGTGCCACGTAGGTGAGGGTGTAGGTCCTGCTTTGTCCGGCGGGGATGCTGTAGTTATGGTCATTGTTGAGCGGAACGCCATTGTAGGCAAGTCCAAAGTTCAAAGGCACCGAGACCATGCCGCTGAGCTCGACGCTGCCGAGGTTGCGCACCATGAAGTCCGCGGAATAGCTTTGGTTGGGCAACACGCCCGTGAAGCTGATCTCATCGGTTGGAACATAGATCATGGCGATGTTTCCGCTGCCGGACATCGGGAAGATGATGTCGTCGATCCAGGCGCAGTCACTGCCTGAACTCACGGAAACGTCTTTGGAATATACCCATTTAAAGGTCCTGAGGCCGGCGGAAACGGGATAGCTGAACTGAGCCCAGGCCTGATTTCCGCTCCAGGCGCCCATTTCAGTGCTATCGATGCTGAAGCGCAGGAAATCGTAATTCGCTTCTGAGGATACTTTTCTCCAGAAGCTGATATTGCCGTCCGCGCCAACGTTCAAGGTCAGGGAAAGCTCGGTGGAGGCATTGTGCGTGATCAGTCCGGATTTAGCGCCGTAGTTTCCGGAGGAGGCATTGTCCGTGCCGCTCACGACCGCCCAGGGCACCGGGCTGTTGTTCTGCCAGGGGAAACTGGAGAAGTCGCCGGTTTCGAAGTTCTCGCCGATGATGCCGATCGGCAGCAGGATGCAGTGGTTGATATTCTGCAGGCCGGCGCTGACGGCGATGCCCACGGGGATCACCGCTCCATCTTCCAGGTCCGGGCTGAGAGTGACTGTGAAATTGATGGGGACCGTAACGCCCATGCCGATCGCGGGAAGCATGAAATGGGTGTTGTTCACGCTCACGAGGGGATTGTTGACCACGACATCCAGGGTTCCGCTGTCCGCGGGCATGTGTCCGCTGTTGGTGATGTCCACCGTCACGGAAACGGTCTCGCCGGGTTCCAGGAACCCATTGCCGTTGCTGTCAAAGAGGGTTACATTGCCGAATTGCAGGTCGGGCGCGTTGACCACGATGCTGCGGGTGGAGGTCCACACATTGTTGCCGTCGCTAACGCTGAAATCGAAGCTAACCAAGAGTTGGTCGGGGATCGAAGGGCTGATGAACACGCTGAACAGGTCGTTGAGCGTAACATTGCTTCCGGCCGGGATATCCGGCAGGTTTTCTACGCTGTTCAGAAGCGTGACGTACTCGCAGGCGGTGCTGAGGGTCACGGTCAGGTTGCTGGCCGTTTCGATGCCCACGTTGTTGAAGGTCAGGCCCATGCTAATGGTCTCGCCGGCTTCGGCGATGCCGTTGGAATTGGGGTCGATCACGGTGATGGGGCTAACCGTCACATATGGCCCCACGTTCGGGACCACCTGCACGTTGGCGATCAGGGGACGGCGCAGGGACCGCGTCATCACGATCTGGGCGGTGCCGGGTTCATCGAAGGGAATGTAGTTCAAGGTAAGGTTGCCGTTCTCGTCTGCCAGGCCAACGCCGTGGAGGACGTTGTTCATGGAGATCGCCACATAGCTGTAGGGATCGGCGATGATATCCAGCGAACCGAGGCCCATAAACATAGTGTCCGGAGCCTGAAAGCTGTTCTGGGCGGGAATTCCCAGGTAGGGGATGAGGCTGGGGTCGCCCATGATCGAATATATTTCCCAGTAATAGTTGATCCGGCTGCTGTTGGACTGGACCACTGCCATGTTACCCATGAACGTGGCGGCGCCGACGTTCGTGCCCCAGTCGGCGAAGGGTTCGTTATGGTCATGGAACATGGCGTCATAAGCCCCGGTGCGGCCAGGCACGAAAGGCGATCCGGTTCCCACCACAGGCGGTTTCCAGCCCACGCCCCACCAATAGTCTTCGTCCCAGTAGGTGCTGTTCGTTCCGCCGATATAGCTGACTGCGCCTTTGTCGACGGCGCGTAGCCAGGCTTCGCCGAAGCAGACACCGGTGTTGAAAGCGTTGGTGAGGCAGCAATTGCCCACCACGACAGGATATTCGTTGGTGTTCTGAAGGCTGTTGATGTTGGCGATGGTAAAGGTGGGATCTGCCCAACTGGTCTGGCTGCCGTGGGCAGTGTAGTTCACATACCCGACTCCCGCGGAAACGTCGGCGACGATCTGGGCGTCTGAAGATCCGGAGGCAGGGTACAGATAGGTGTGCGAAGTGATGCCGTGGGCGGGGTTGAAATAGTTGTTGGTGCCATAGTTGATCTGGCCGTTGGCGTGGGTCTGGGCATAATAGCCGTCCACTCCCGCGATCATCACGACTTCGCTCAGATAGGCGTCGCTGGGCATGGTGTACATCTCGTGCATGAGGGTCTTGTTGACCTGGTTGGTGACCTCGGCCTCCGTGGTGGCGGAGAATCTGCCGAAGTACATTTCAGGGACGAAATCCGTTCCCTGCAGGCGAACGTAGGTCAAGTCGGTCACGTGGCTGCCTGTGGTTCCAGTGTTTGCGGGAACCTGGGCCACGTCACCCACGATAAGGAGGTAGGAGGGGGCGGGGTTTTCCGTGGTGGCGGCATCCCAAAGGCCCTGCAGATAGGCCTTGATCTGGTTGGCGGAGGTGCCGGTCTGGGTGGTGGTGGCCACGATCACGTTGAAGCCCTCCCGCGTTTTCCAGTCCACGAAAGGCTGCAAGGCGTTCACGAAGTTCGGGGGGGTGATGATCACATAGCTCATCGGATAGCGGTTCAGTGTAACGCGGCTGTCTTCAGGATTGAGCAGGAGGCTTCTCAACGTGCCCTCAAAGGCCGGGGAAAATGTCCTCGCCCGCAGTTCCTGGGTGGCGGCGTGGTTGGCACCGATAAAGCGGACTTCCACTTCCGCGCTGTAGATCACCTCGATCTCGCCGCTGGCGGGATTGTATCTGATGGGCTCGAAATCAAGTGCGAACAGGCGATAACCACGCATGTGGCCGATTTCTTCCGCCCGGATGGAGGATTCCCTGGTCCAGGCGCCGCCATTATAGAATTCACGGTCGACCACGAAGGGCACTGTGCTGGGATCTGTGCTTTTGGAGATCGATTCCTGCCTTGGGATCAGCGGATAATAAACTCCCGCCTCCCGCAGGCTGATCGTCTTGCGCAGTACGGTCGTGAAGCTTGGCACCACCTGGGCGTCCTCAGGTACGCTGATGATCTGCCGCATCAAGGGCAGTTTGGGCAGGCCAGTGGCGTTGGTGCTGGCGTAGTGGGCTATCCAGAGGTCAACAAAGGTCCCTTCCGGGGTCTGGACCTCCTGGAAATCCAGTTTATCGATGCCGTAGCGGAGGCTCAAGCCGTCCGTACCGCTTCGGGTTAGTTCAACTGTGGTGGGGGCGTTTCCCAGTTTTATGGATCCCTGGGCGCCGGCGAGCAATGCCACCAGGCCGAGGATCGCGAGCATGACGAAATACTTCTTCATGTCCTCTCCTTATTCTCTATCAGTTTTTAGCTTTAGTTATTACTTTGTATATCCTTATATGCAATTTCAGTGCCAAAACTTGTAAAACATCAGCAGGGAGCGGAGAATTGGGAGAGCGGCGAAACGCGAAAACCGCGGAAAGACCAGAAAAACGGACAAGTCATATGAAAGGGGATCCCGGTGGTCACGAACGATCCACCAAATCACTTGTCGCTATTGGATCCTCGGGAACCTCCATTCATCCATTCTGCTCCCGGGTGGTTCCAGCTCCAGCTTTAGTTTCAGGCGTGTTAAAAATATATGTTCAAATAAACATTGACAGATATCAGCCCTTTAAATCATGGTGACTGAAATCAGGGATCTATACATTCCATGAGCATCTTCCTTAGTACTGGGACTGCCTCAAACCCGAATGTCAGATGTCCTAGAACATAAGGAGAACGCCATGCCAGATAAAAAAATGGTTTGCAAAGACTGCTCGGCGGAATTCTTGTTCACCGAAGGCGAACAGGAATTTTACAAAGAGAAGGGCTTCACCAACGAGCCCACCCGCTGCCCCGATTGCCGCAAGGCAAAGAAGTCGCAGTACGGCCGCGGCAGAAACGACCGCTCCTATTAATTAGCAGCAGTCTCGTTTGAAGCACCGCCACCCCCAACGGGGTGGCGGTTTTCTATGGCGCGAGGGTTTTCCGCCCTGATTGAAATCGTTCGAAGCTTATCCTACCGGCATTTTGCCCCTTTTTTCGGAATGCCGGTTTCCTGGGGTTCCCGCTTGTGGGGCTTGTGCTTACTCTCGTATACGGGGTTTCTGTTAAGTTTGCGGAGGACGGAATTCTCTGGCAATTGTGTTTCCCCTTTCCGGGCCGGGTCGCTCTTCACGCCTGACGCTTAACGCATAACGCGCGAAGCAGGATGGCGCAGCTGGGATCGCGGACGTCCCAACTGGCGAAGCTCCACTGGAGCTTGTTGCTGAACAGATCAATCCGGCCTTGCTATGAACAATCCCGCTTTTACAAAACACTGCGGGCTCTCTGCCCCTGTGAATGACGGCAGTACCAGGTTTCACCAGTGAAACCATGCCCCCAACAATCACTTTTTCAGCATCAGCCACATGAAGAAGGGGCAACCGATCGCGGCAGTCACAACACCCACCGGAAGCTCGATGGCGGCGATGTTTTTGGCGATCAGGTCGCAGGCCAGCAGAAAGATGCCGCCCGTGGCCAAGGAATAGAGATAGACCCGTTTTTGCCCGGAGGGGATGAAAAACCTCACCACGTGGGGGATGATCAATCCAACGAAACCAATGATCCCGGCATAGGAAACCGTGATGCCAATCAACACTGAGGTGAGGATGAAGATCTCCTTGCGCACCCGGGACACGTTTATCCCCACGCTGCCGGCGTATACGTCACCCCCGCTCATGATGTCCAAAGCGGTGGAGCGGAAATACAATCTAAGCAATATGGCCGCCGAAACCACCGTCAAACCGAGAAACACGCGCCATTCTGCATGGGTGAAGACCCGCCCCAGGTTGCCCATCAGGGTGCCCAGGATGATCATCGTATCTTTCTGGAACAGGTACATAATCAGCGAGATCCCCGCCGCGAAAAACATCCCGGCGATCACTCCGGAGATCAGCAGCCGGCTGCGATCGAAACTGCCCTTTTTCTGCGCCAGCTTCCACACCACCAAAAGCGTCACACCCGCTCCGATGAAGCCTCCGAGGGGCATCAACAGTGTCAGGCCGAGCACTCCGAAAAGGATGGAGCCGAACGCCGAACCGGAGGAGATTCCCAATATATACGGTTCCGCGAGCGGATTGGCCAGCATCATTTGGTAGACCGAACCGATCCCGGCCAGGCTTATCCCGGCAATGAGGGTCAGCAGCACGCGGGGCAAACGCAACTGCCAGATGATATTATGGTCAGATGTGCCGCTGAACAGGGCGGTCCCAATAACCAGCAGTCCCAGCAGGATCAGGAGCAGAGGAAAGAGTTTCACAGGCTTCACTTTGAGTGCCTCACTGCCACATGATCTCCTGCAGTTTCCGCATCCCCAGGATGGAGCGCGGAGTTGCCTGCAAGATCCAGTCCGGATCGATGTCTGCCTCGAAGTA containing:
- a CDS encoding T9SS type A sorting domain-containing protein; translated protein: MKKYFVMLAILGLVALLAGAQGSIKLGNAPTTVELTRSGTDGLSLRYGIDKLDFQEVQTPEGTFVDLWIAHYASTNATGLPKLPLMRQIISVPEDAQVVPSFTTVLRKTISLREAGVYYPLIPRQESISKSTDPSTVPFVVDREFYNGGAWTRESSIRAEEIGHMRGYRLFALDFEPIRYNPASGEIEVIYSAEVEVRFIGANHAATQELRARTFSPAFEGTLRSLLLNPEDSRVTLNRYPMSYVIITPPNFVNALQPFVDWKTREGFNVIVATTTQTGTSANQIKAYLQGLWDAATTENPAPSYLLIVGDVAQVPANTGTTGSHVTDLTYVRLQGTDFVPEMYFGRFSATTEAEVTNQVNKTLMHEMYTMPSDAYLSEVVMIAGVDGYYAQTHANGQINYGTNNYFNPAHGITSHTYLYPASGSSDAQIVADVSAGVGYVNYTAHGSQTSWADPTFTIANINSLQNTNEYPVVVGNCCLTNAFNTGVCFGEAWLRAVDKGAVSYIGGTNSTYWDEDYWWGVGWKPPVVGTGSPFVPGRTGAYDAMFHDHNEPFADWGTNVGAATFMGNMAVVQSNSSRINYYWEIYSIMGDPSLIPYLGIPAQNSFQAPDTMFMGLGSLDIIADPYSYVAISMNNVLHGVGLADENGNLTLNYIPFDEPGTAQIVMTRSLRRPLIANVQVVPNVGPYVTVSPITVIDPNSNGIAEAGETISMGLTFNNVGIETASNLTVTLSTACEYVTLLNSVENLPDIPAGSNVTLNDLFSVFISPSIPDQLLVSFDFSVSDGNNVWTSTRSIVVNAPDLQFGNVTLFDSNGNGFLEPGETVSVTVDITNSGHMPADSGTLDVVVNNPLVSVNNTHFMLPAIGMGVTVPINFTVTLSPDLEDGAVIPVGIAVSAGLQNINHCILLPIGIIGENFETGDFSSFPWQNNSPVPWAVVSGTDNASSGNYGAKSGLITHNASTELSLTLNVGADGNISFWRKVSSEANYDFLRFSIDSTEMGAWSGNQAWAQFSYPVSAGLRTFKWVYSKDVSVSSGSDCAWIDDIIFPMSGSGNIAMIYVPTDEISFTGVLPNQSYSADFMVRNLGSVELSGMVSVPLNFGLAYNGVPLNNDHNYSIPAGQSRTYTLTYVAPDPTVNLELEVIITSNDPIDPAIIIPVHVQGSLSNDDPGIPAITELKGNYPNPFNPETAIRFSTKGSGPVSLKIYNVKGQMVRNLVNKDLPAGDHRIIWNGKDDSGRSVSSGIYMYRMETPDYHKTLKMMLMK
- a CDS encoding zinc-ribbon domain-containing protein gives rise to the protein MPDKKMVCKDCSAEFLFTEGEQEFYKEKGFTNEPTRCPDCRKAKKSQYGRGRNDRSY
- a CDS encoding iron ABC transporter permease, which gives rise to MKPVKLFPLLLILLGLLVIGTALFSGTSDHNIIWQLRLPRVLLTLIAGISLAGIGSVYQMMLANPLAEPYILGISSGSAFGSILFGVLGLTLLMPLGGFIGAGVTLLVVWKLAQKKGSFDRSRLLISGVIAGMFFAAGISLIMYLFQKDTMIILGTLMGNLGRVFTHAEWRVFLGLTVVSAAILLRLYFRSTALDIMSGGDVYAGSVGINVSRVRKEIFILTSVLIGITVSYAGIIGFVGLIIPHVVRFFIPSGQKRVYLYSLATGGIFLLACDLIAKNIAAIELPVGVVTAAIGCPFFMWLMLKK